The following proteins come from a genomic window of Paucimonas lemoignei:
- the cobC gene encoding alpha-ribazole-5'-phosphate phosphatase yields the protein MTLLLDMLRHGETELGGGMRGSIDDALTQTGWEQMRAAVAEAGPWDRIVSSPLQRCARFAEELAQRLALPLSLEPGLRELHFGDWEGHSAAQLMDTDAEGLGLFWNDPYGFTPPNGEPVIDFSARVLAAVQRLHQAYAGERVLLISHGGVMRLLLAQARGLPREQLLQVAVGYGALLGISVAEGGLLVARY from the coding sequence ATGACCCTGCTTCTGGACATGCTGCGCCATGGCGAAACCGAGTTGGGTGGCGGCATGCGCGGCAGCATCGATGATGCGTTGACGCAAACCGGTTGGGAGCAGATGCGCGCCGCAGTGGCCGAGGCCGGGCCGTGGGACCGTATCGTCAGTTCGCCTCTGCAGCGTTGTGCGCGATTCGCCGAAGAACTGGCGCAGCGCCTGGCCCTGCCGTTGAGCCTGGAGCCGGGTCTACGGGAGTTGCATTTCGGCGATTGGGAAGGGCATAGCGCTGCACAACTGATGGACACCGACGCCGAAGGCCTGGGCTTGTTCTGGAACGACCCCTATGGCTTTACGCCGCCCAATGGCGAGCCGGTGATTGATTTCTCGGCGCGTGTGCTGGCAGCGGTGCAACGGCTGCATCAGGCTTATGCCGGTGAGCGGGTGCTGCTGATAAGCCATGGTGGCGTGATGCGACTGCTATTGGCCCAGGCCCGCGGCCTGCCTCGCGAGCAACTGCTGCAAGTTGCGGTGGGATATGGCGCGTTGCTGGGGATCAGTGTGGCTGAGGGTGGGTTACTGGTAGCGAGATACTGA